From one Methanobrevibacter woesei genomic stretch:
- a CDS encoding DUF2284 domain-containing protein — protein MALFEVEQLTADLDVDEYYEKYVDVEKYLEYCKECSDYATNWSCPPYDFDPNDIWKSYNKLKVVAFKYNFSKELLDETFEEDQLNIFLKRLDRTKVKLMNVIYRMEDENSMGLGMGPCNLCPMCTRSFGMPCKMPFKLRYSIESLGGNVDDMIKEVFDIEIKYPKDGKLPEYLMFVGGLLYDKK, from the coding sequence ATGGCTTTATTTGAAGTAGAGCAATTGACTGCTGATTTAGATGTAGATGAATACTATGAAAAGTACGTGGATGTTGAAAAGTATTTAGAATATTGTAAGGAATGCTCTGATTATGCAACAAATTGGAGTTGCCCACCATATGATTTTGACCCGAATGATATCTGGAAATCCTATAACAAACTTAAAGTTGTTGCATTTAAATATAACTTCTCCAAGGAGTTATTAGATGAAACTTTTGAAGAAGATCAACTTAATATCTTTTTAAAAAGGTTAGATAGAACAAAAGTTAAATTAATGAATGTCATATATAGGATGGAAGATGAAAATTCAATGGGTTTAGGTATGGGTCCATGTAATCTTTGTCCAATGTGTACCAGATCTTTTGGTATGCCTTGTAAGATGCCATTTAAATTAAGGTATTCTATTGAATCATTAGGTGGAAATGTTGATGATATGATTAAAGAAGTTTTTGATATTGAAATTAAATATCCAAAAGATGGTAAATTACCTGAATATTTAATGTTTGTTGGTGGTTTACTTTATGATAAGAAATAA
- the npdG gene encoding NADPH-dependent F420 reductase, with amino-acid sequence MLIGIIGGTGSQGLGIAKRLAIADFDVIVGSRKEEKAVRVVEEANSDISEYTSNKMVGKANEDAARDADLLILTVPLEAQIATLKTIKEFVKGKIILDATVPLETAIGGNVSNLLHVNPGSAAERTAKFLANEDVKVVSAFCNISNFHLANIPEPIDCDCLICGDDAESKEIASEIIEKIPDLRVVDIGKLEKAHLIESITPLLIGLNIKYKSHYGGFRLTGIDFE; translated from the coding sequence ATGTTAATTGGAATTATAGGTGGAACTGGTTCTCAAGGTCTTGGAATTGCAAAACGTTTAGCTATCGCTGATTTTGATGTAATTGTAGGATCTAGAAAAGAAGAAAAAGCAGTTAGAGTTGTTGAAGAAGCAAATTCAGATATTAGTGAATACACTTCAAATAAAATGGTTGGAAAAGCTAATGAAGATGCTGCTCGAGATGCTGATTTATTAATCTTAACTGTTCCTTTAGAAGCACAAATAGCTACTTTAAAAACTATTAAAGAATTTGTTAAAGGTAAGATTATTTTAGATGCAACTGTACCATTAGAAACTGCTATTGGTGGAAATGTTTCTAATTTGTTACATGTAAATCCAGGATCTGCTGCTGAAAGAACTGCAAAATTTTTAGCTAATGAAGATGTAAAAGTTGTTTCTGCTTTTTGTAACATTAGTAATTTTCATTTAGCTAATATTCCAGAACCTATTGACTGTGATTGTCTTATTTGTGGTGATGATGCAGAATCTAAGGAAATAGCTAGTGAAATTATTGAAAAGATTCCAGATTTAAGAGTTGTTGATATTGGTAAACTTGAAAAAGCTCATTTGATTGAATCAATCACTCCATTATTAATTGGATTAAATATTAAATACAAATCCCATTATGGTGGATTTAGACTTACTGGAATTGATTTTGAATAA
- a CDS encoding NAD(P)/FAD-dependent oxidoreductase, producing MKVVIVGGGAGGISTASNIRKIDKNIEITVLTRDNNVAYSPCAIPYVLAGKIKSFDDIIMKKPEDYKEKDIDVITEAEVTSVDSNKKAVTYVKEGKEIKLDYDKLVLATGGNPFIPPMNGSDLEGVFQIRNIKDGIKVQEWAKDSKNAIVIGAGLIGIEIAFGLKKLGLNVTITEMLPQIVPRSLDKDMADILTNYLELEGINVVLGQPITDLNGEEKVKSACFGDGTCIDADMVILATGVRPELELAKMAGCEIGRWAILVNERMETSVEDVYAVGDCVESQDLILGANTISHLGTTAVRQSKTLARTITGRKSKFNPVLNSMVSKVGKLEFGAVGLTTSFAQQNNIKPVVEKVEALTRARYYPNAKPMDIKVICDADGRIIGCQIIAEERVAERIDTMTLAITEGLTCFDLSNMEFAYAPPVSMVTDPLVIAVEEVSKKFN from the coding sequence ATGAAAGTTGTTATTGTTGGTGGTGGAGCTGGAGGTATATCAACAGCTTCAAATATTCGTAAAATTGATAAAAATATAGAAATAACTGTTTTAACCCGTGATAATAATGTAGCATATTCTCCATGTGCTATACCTTATGTATTGGCTGGAAAAATCAAATCATTTGATGATATTATAATGAAAAAGCCAGAAGATTATAAGGAAAAAGATATTGATGTTATCACTGAAGCAGAAGTAACTTCTGTTGACAGTAATAAAAAAGCAGTTACTTATGTAAAAGAGGGTAAAGAAATTAAACTTGATTATGATAAATTAGTTTTAGCTACTGGTGGAAATCCTTTTATCCCTCCAATGAATGGATCTGATTTAGAAGGTGTTTTCCAAATAAGAAACATTAAAGATGGTATTAAGGTTCAAGAATGGGCTAAAGATTCAAAGAATGCTATTGTCATAGGTGCTGGTTTAATTGGTATTGAAATTGCATTTGGACTTAAAAAATTAGGTTTAAATGTTACTATTACTGAAATGTTACCTCAAATTGTTCCTCGTTCTTTAGATAAGGATATGGCTGATATTTTAACTAATTATCTTGAGTTAGAAGGAATTAATGTTGTATTAGGTCAACCAATCACAGATTTAAATGGTGAAGAAAAAGTAAAATCTGCCTGTTTTGGAGATGGAACCTGTATTGATGCAGATATGGTAATATTAGCTACTGGTGTTAGGCCTGAACTTGAATTGGCTAAAATGGCAGGATGTGAAATTGGAAGATGGGCTATTTTAGTTAATGAAAGAATGGAAACTTCAGTTGAAGATGTTTATGCAGTTGGGGACTGTGTTGAATCTCAAGATTTAATTTTAGGTGCAAATACTATATCTCACTTAGGAACAACTGCTGTTCGTCAATCCAAAACTCTTGCACGCACTATCACTGGTAGAAAATCTAAATTTAACCCAGTTTTAAATTCTATGGTTTCAAAAGTAGGTAAATTGGAATTTGGTGCGGTTGGTTTAACAACTAGTTTTGCTCAACAAAATAACATTAAACCAGTTGTTGAAAAAGTGGAAGCTCTTACCAGGGCTCGTTATTATCCTAATGCAAAACCAATGGATATTAAGGTTATTTGTGATGCTGATGGAAGAATCATTGGTTGTCAGATAATAGCTGAGGAAAGGGTAGCTGAAAGGATTGATACAATGACTTTAGCTATTACTGAAGGCTTAACTTGTTTTGATTTAAGTAATATGGAGTTTGCTTATGCTCCTCCTGTTTCTATGGTAACTGATCCATTAGTTATTGCTGTTGAAGAAGTTAGTAAGAAATTTAACTAA
- a CDS encoding Mrp/NBP35 family ATP-binding protein yields MAEHGHHAHGGQMTPEQQKQMIEQELKIARNLGKIKYKIAVMSGKGGVGKSTVAANIAEAFQKHGYKTGILDADIHGPNIPKMLGVEKGIIGLDENNAMVPVEAESGLKVMSMAFLLDSKDTPIIWRGPQKSGTIKQLIADVSWGNLDVLIIDNPPGTGDEPLTVLQTIPNIDAVVMVTTPNAVSQDDVLKCVKMVEMLNVDHIGLVENMAYYECPNCGEKVKMFGENVGEDFAEEMDITFLGDLPLTPKVADSANLGKSMVSLNSNAEVGKEFMDIAKKIDDEFLNKED; encoded by the coding sequence ATGGCGGAACATGGTCATCATGCTCATGGAGGTCAAATGACCCCTGAACAGCAAAAACAAATGATTGAACAAGAATTAAAAATTGCAAGAAATTTAGGCAAAATCAAATATAAAATTGCAGTTATGAGTGGAAAAGGTGGAGTGGGAAAATCTACTGTGGCTGCAAATATTGCTGAAGCTTTTCAAAAACATGGATATAAAACCGGAATTTTAGATGCAGATATTCACGGTCCAAATATTCCTAAAATGTTAGGTGTTGAAAAAGGAATTATTGGACTTGATGAAAATAATGCTATGGTTCCTGTTGAAGCAGAAAGTGGATTAAAAGTTATGTCCATGGCATTTTTATTAGATTCTAAAGATACTCCAATTATATGGAGAGGACCACAAAAATCAGGAACAATTAAACAGTTAATTGCTGATGTAAGTTGGGGTAATTTAGATGTTTTAATTATTGATAATCCTCCTGGAACTGGAGATGAACCTTTAACTGTTCTTCAAACTATACCAAATATTGATGCTGTTGTAATGGTAACTACACCTAATGCAGTATCCCAAGATGATGTATTGAAATGTGTTAAAATGGTTGAAATGCTTAATGTAGACCATATTGGTTTAGTTGAGAACATGGCTTATTATGAATGTCCAAACTGTGGAGAAAAAGTTAAGATGTTTGGAGAAAATGTCGGTGAAGACTTTGCAGAAGAAATGGACATTACATTCTTAGGAGATTTACCATTAACTCCTAAAGTTGCAGATTCTGCTAATCTTGGAAAATCTATGGTATCCTTAAATTCTAATGCTGAAGTTGGTAAAGAATTTATGGATATTGCTAAAAAAATAGATGATGAATTCTTAAATAAAGAAGATTAA